In Acidaminococcus timonensis, one DNA window encodes the following:
- a CDS encoding phage tail protein — MGLFRGRTVTTRANKISDFTVATASYGGAVPVVYGTSRLAGNVIYYDDFTAHEHRETQRTGKGGKSKSVSITYTYTVAVILGLCEGPIHSIGKVWLGKDVYQYPSDQIGMTLYDGSQKAPWPYVKGKHPDKALTYENLAYMAGVIDLGDSGSMPDYNFEVRGMLTDTGDGTDANPADVIRDILNKVGLSSVEIIGLDNYRKYCREADLLISSPTDTTEAKAAHDIINELMTLTNAYMFWSNNKFKIVCKADRPVGSWAPDTTIQYDLTADDFLESNGALVTCQRKDSSEIYNRFPVEFISRKNSYETETVAYELKDDIAEYGLRQASSTTAHWFYTKERAVKVAEQLARDALYGRNKFTFKLDWAFCRLEVGDLVTLTDSALGLDKTPVMIDSVTENTDGTLTFTAISRPPMKASKPAYDVHEGDRPYIDYNADAPDTDTPLIMQPPAELTTSGLEVWIGAKGKGELWGGCEVYVADDGTNYRAAGTIASSARVGTLAKAIKATDTSVEVACNGTFLSGSQQDAERGNTLCWIDGECLSYQGATLLDNGNWRLDGCIRGQHTTTAAAHDAGAQFARLDASLLRIPFLSEDIGKKVYLKFVSFNVFGAGVQDLASVKAYEYTIKKYYIPAVKNVRAYNRYRHLADGVSRYDVVVQWDPPILESYAAGQVWYRTNAGQIQDLKAISGVPASELGYYGKWIFGGQGKNEVVIPQAVVGDTYEIAVTTVDKWSASTDPDLAPKTKITVAMKTMVPNTPDGFTLAFSKTATAAWNEVTNTDVMYYEIRRDNAPGAETAGLLARTGGTSATVALNARSGRLYLFARNALGKYSVPAVLDYNKTAPGKPEAPTVKNTMTGFSVAGQGIPADAIGMLVYINDGDAVKTENPVMSYNCEPGIYDVSIAYYDMFGAGERSATTRTVVKIIIDETNIKDMAISLDKVDKTIQDAVKEAQGVSGKVAEIKQTTDSIQATVADDKKELSSQITQNSDKITSVVTNLGDAAKAKEAYSAIAQMQDDIALRVKSGEIISQINLSKEGVQIDGKLLHVTGDTVFDKNVVVKDMIQAGAVTADKMSVDTLSAITATIGTLRTSTTGARTEIRDNLILVYDANNVLRVRMGVW, encoded by the coding sequence ATGGGGCTGTTTAGAGGCCGGACTGTAACCACAAGGGCAAACAAGATTTCAGATTTTACCGTTGCAACGGCCAGTTACGGCGGCGCGGTCCCCGTCGTATACGGCACCAGCCGCCTGGCTGGCAACGTAATTTATTACGACGATTTCACGGCCCACGAGCACCGGGAAACGCAGCGGACCGGGAAGGGCGGTAAAAGTAAGTCCGTGTCCATAACGTACACGTATACCGTTGCCGTCATCCTGGGGCTGTGTGAGGGTCCTATCCATAGCATAGGCAAGGTCTGGCTGGGCAAAGACGTATACCAATATCCCTCTGACCAGATCGGTATGACTTTGTATGATGGGAGTCAAAAAGCCCCCTGGCCGTACGTCAAGGGAAAACACCCGGACAAAGCGCTGACCTACGAGAACCTAGCCTATATGGCGGGCGTTATCGACCTGGGCGACAGCGGATCCATGCCTGATTATAATTTTGAAGTCCGCGGGATGCTGACCGATACGGGCGACGGAACCGACGCAAACCCGGCTGATGTTATCCGTGATATTCTGAACAAGGTAGGTCTGTCCAGTGTTGAAATTATCGGCCTGGACAATTACCGCAAGTATTGCCGGGAAGCAGATTTACTGATTTCCAGCCCAACGGATACCACCGAAGCCAAGGCAGCACACGACATCATCAACGAGCTTATGACGTTGACCAACGCGTATATGTTTTGGAGTAATAATAAATTCAAAATTGTATGCAAGGCCGACCGCCCCGTGGGCAGCTGGGCACCGGATACAACTATCCAATACGATTTAACCGCGGACGATTTTTTGGAGAGCAACGGGGCGCTAGTAACGTGCCAGCGCAAGGACAGTTCAGAAATTTATAACCGTTTTCCAGTAGAATTTATTAGCCGCAAAAACAGCTACGAAACGGAAACAGTGGCCTATGAGCTGAAAGACGACATAGCGGAATATGGCTTGCGGCAGGCCAGCAGCACGACGGCGCACTGGTTCTATACGAAGGAGCGGGCCGTTAAGGTGGCCGAACAGCTGGCAAGGGACGCCCTGTATGGGCGGAATAAATTCACGTTTAAACTTGATTGGGCGTTTTGCCGCCTGGAAGTGGGCGATCTGGTGACGTTGACTGACAGCGCCCTGGGCCTTGATAAAACCCCGGTTATGATTGACAGCGTAACGGAAAACACGGATGGAACGCTGACGTTCACGGCCATCAGCCGACCACCGATGAAAGCAAGTAAACCGGCGTATGATGTGCATGAGGGCGACCGGCCGTATATCGACTACAACGCGGACGCGCCCGACACGGATACGCCGCTTATTATGCAGCCGCCCGCAGAGCTGACCACCAGCGGCCTGGAAGTGTGGATCGGGGCAAAAGGCAAGGGCGAACTGTGGGGCGGCTGTGAGGTGTACGTTGCTGACGACGGGACAAATTACCGGGCGGCGGGTACCATTGCCAGCAGCGCCCGGGTTGGGACCCTGGCCAAAGCTATCAAGGCCACGGATACCAGCGTGGAAGTGGCCTGCAACGGGACGTTTTTAAGCGGCAGTCAGCAGGACGCGGAACGCGGCAACACCCTGTGCTGGATTGACGGCGAGTGTTTGAGTTACCAGGGCGCCACGCTGCTGGACAACGGGAACTGGCGGCTTGACGGCTGTATCCGCGGACAGCACACGACCACGGCCGCGGCTCATGACGCCGGGGCACAGTTTGCGCGCCTGGATGCAAGTTTGCTCCGGATCCCGTTCTTGTCCGAGGATATAGGAAAGAAAGTATACTTAAAGTTTGTTTCCTTTAACGTTTTCGGGGCCGGTGTGCAAGACCTGGCCAGCGTTAAGGCATATGAGTACACCATTAAAAAATATTACATTCCGGCTGTAAAAAACGTGCGGGCTTACAACCGGTACAGGCACCTGGCCGACGGTGTGAGCCGCTATGACGTAGTGGTCCAATGGGACCCGCCTATCCTGGAAAGCTATGCAGCGGGGCAGGTGTGGTATCGTACCAACGCCGGGCAGATACAGGATTTAAAGGCAATTAGCGGCGTACCGGCCAGCGAACTGGGTTACTACGGTAAATGGATTTTTGGCGGACAGGGGAAAAATGAAGTTGTAATTCCCCAGGCCGTGGTAGGGGATACCTACGAAATCGCGGTAACTACGGTTGATAAATGGTCCGCAAGCACGGACCCGGACCTTGCGCCAAAAACGAAGATTACCGTGGCGATGAAAACCATGGTGCCTAACACGCCGGACGGATTTACCCTGGCGTTTAGCAAGACGGCAACGGCCGCCTGGAACGAAGTAACGAACACGGACGTGATGTATTATGAAATCCGCCGGGACAATGCGCCGGGAGCTGAAACGGCTGGCCTGCTGGCACGAACGGGTGGAACGTCGGCAACCGTTGCATTAAACGCCCGGTCTGGAAGGTTATATCTTTTTGCCCGAAACGCATTAGGAAAATACAGCGTCCCGGCGGTACTGGATTACAACAAGACGGCGCCCGGGAAGCCGGAGGCCCCGACGGTTAAAAATACCATGACAGGATTCAGCGTTGCTGGGCAAGGTATTCCGGCGGACGCAATCGGGATGCTTGTATACATCAACGACGGCGACGCCGTAAAGACCGAAAACCCGGTCATGAGCTATAACTGCGAACCTGGAATTTATGACGTTTCCATTGCATACTATGATATGTTCGGGGCCGGTGAGCGGTCCGCAACGACGCGAACCGTGGTAAAAATCATTATTGACGAAACAAACATCAAGGATATGGCCATCAGCCTTGACAAGGTAGACAAGACCATCCAAGATGCCGTGAAGGAAGCGCAAGGAGTTTCCGGGAAGGTTGCTGAAATCAAGCAGACCACCGATAGTATCCAAGCGACCGTTGCCGATGACAAAAAGGAATTGTCCAGCCAGATTACACAGAACAGCGACAAGATTACATCCGTTGTAACGAATTTGGGAGATGCGGCGAAGGCCAAAGAAGCCTATAGCGCAATTGCCCAAATGCAAGATGATATTGCATTACGTGTTAAATCTGGGGAAATTATTTCCCAGATTAATTTGAGCAAAGAGGGCGTCCAGATTGACGGGAAGCTGCTGCACGTAACCGGTGACACGGTGTTTGATAAAAATGTTGTCGTTAAAGACATGATACAGGCTGGTGCAGTTACCGCTGATAAGATGAGCGTGGATACCCTGTCAGCGATTACGGCGACCATCGGCACGTTGAGAACGTCCACGACGGGAGCCAGAACGGAAATCCGGGATAACTTGATTCTTGTGTATGATGCGAACAACGTTTTGCGGGTGCGCATGGGGGTGTGGTGA
- a CDS encoding NlpC/P60 family protein produces the protein MSDQGDRIAAAALTWLGTPHVNEAKAKGHGVDCGMLLICSLEDAGLVKRGEIKVKHYSNMWHLSHGEEWFKSIVERYCDKVETMERGDFLLYQYGRCVSHGGVYMGNGVVCHARVEQGVILSSVNDVDFLDARGNSRLRGVYRFSTKKRDEVRAHGAV, from the coding sequence ATGAGTGACCAAGGCGACCGGATCGCCGCTGCCGCATTAACCTGGCTGGGCACGCCCCATGTGAACGAAGCAAAGGCCAAAGGGCACGGCGTGGATTGCGGTATGCTGCTAATTTGCAGCCTGGAGGACGCCGGACTGGTAAAACGCGGCGAAATCAAGGTGAAGCATTACTCCAATATGTGGCATTTGAGCCACGGAGAAGAATGGTTTAAATCCATCGTGGAGCGGTATTGCGACAAGGTGGAAACCATGGAGCGGGGCGATTTTTTGCTGTATCAGTATGGCCGCTGCGTCAGTCACGGCGGCGTTTATATGGGCAACGGCGTTGTTTGTCATGCCAGGGTGGAGCAGGGCGTTATCCTGTCCTCCGTAAATGACGTTGATTTTTTGGACGCACGCGGCAACAGCCGCCTCCGGGGCGTGTATCGATTTAGTACGAAAAAGCGAGACGAGGTGAGAGCGCATGGGGCTGTTTAG
- a CDS encoding baseplate hub domain-containing protein, with protein sequence MKQVDTSLTAYLNTQKQIQSCDLYDIILANGNHYYYTDADIDINNGGTVYQHGKLLFKRQQIKLNSTLTVDTLSVTIYAGKTDMIESKPIMQAALDGTMDRARLHLKRCFFRDGAVVGTVDLFAGKIEIKNAGGLQLQLSIKAETSGLNMNFPIRKYYPQGSFSTGSGGVVTASSTDSSAVIAPYIPRKEVLL encoded by the coding sequence ATGAAACAAGTAGACACGAGCCTGACGGCTTACTTAAACACACAAAAGCAAATACAGAGTTGTGACTTATACGACATTATTCTGGCCAACGGCAATCACTACTATTACACCGACGCAGATATTGACATCAACAACGGCGGCACGGTTTACCAGCACGGCAAGCTGCTATTTAAACGGCAGCAGATTAAATTAAATTCTACCCTGACCGTGGACACGTTGAGCGTCACCATTTACGCCGGGAAAACCGACATGATCGAGAGTAAACCCATCATGCAGGCCGCGCTGGACGGGACCATGGACCGGGCGCGGCTGCACCTGAAACGCTGCTTTTTCCGTGACGGCGCCGTGGTGGGAACGGTTGATTTATTTGCCGGGAAAATCGAAATCAAGAACGCGGGCGGGCTGCAGCTACAACTGTCCATCAAGGCGGAAACGAGCGGGTTAAACATGAATTTCCCCATCCGGAAATATTACCCGCAAGGGAGCTTTTCAACCGGTTCCGGCGGCGTGGTTACAGCGTCCAGCACGGACAGCAGCGCCGTGATTGCGCCGTATATCCCGCGCAAGGAGGTGCTGCTATGA
- a CDS encoding DUF2460 domain-containing protein, translated as MALKKFPQEIKHLTWNSKFKQKWNTQVQTSGSGMIRTLTNQLYPQWTITETFGLLDDDTADKLMAFIASVKGGYEPFLWLDHTLNRETGRALPAIVPGKYQAVWSLDGYVEPADYIEDVTVYVDGKKQTSGYSVSGGVISFSTAQATGAVVTADYTYWFKVRFSDDGGELTRVFENVNNSSSFKMDVVR; from the coding sequence ATGGCCTTAAAAAAATTTCCGCAAGAAATTAAACATTTAACCTGGAACAGCAAATTCAAGCAAAAGTGGAACACACAGGTACAGACGTCCGGATCCGGAATGATCCGGACGTTGACCAACCAGCTTTATCCCCAATGGACCATTACGGAAACGTTTGGGCTGCTGGATGACGATACGGCCGATAAATTAATGGCATTTATTGCTAGCGTCAAGGGCGGTTATGAGCCGTTTTTATGGTTGGACCATACGTTAAATCGGGAAACCGGCCGGGCGTTGCCTGCAATCGTGCCAGGAAAATACCAAGCGGTTTGGAGCCTGGACGGATACGTGGAACCGGCGGATTACATTGAGGACGTGACCGTCTACGTGGACGGCAAAAAGCAGACAAGCGGCTACAGTGTGTCCGGCGGCGTCATCAGTTTTTCCACGGCACAGGCAACGGGCGCCGTTGTCACGGCCGATTATACGTATTGGTTTAAGGTTCGGTTTTCCGACGATGGGGGAGAGTTAACCAGAGTTTTTGAAAACGTTAACAATTCCAGCAGCTTTAAAATGGATGTGGTGAGATGA
- a CDS encoding phage tail tape measure protein: MADAKINLETFTNDEGLKRLNSALAEGAQAAAAMQKELRDLEKATQSGTNATAEQAKAMQDLREKLTAQKQVNAEYNKAIKETVHHLGNVEEKHSALETVLNNVAGKLGINTAAFTSLDVAAGMFAGTLATKVAGALAQFVQDVAAMGAAAEKSAAVFAAWKPAADDAAQSLVLFNTVGRDTNYDLSAVKQWGMDLVNLGYSANNAARMIKLCADTAAGLGKGQAGAETLIRTLARIQATGQVSSRQMKELQQSGLDMDKAFESVGMTAEEAMDAMDDGTLNAQDAVASLTDYMHTFDGSMAESKQNIIDEWGDVEGNMTTICASIGGAIFEAFDKSGIVQTLIDFTQDLLDLVWSDGTSAFSEFASIGQWALDVIDDGLEVVRTAIKAVIVIFYKLNDAARSIGSAIAGYLAPILRPLQAIWDKVKSIVSTLGGAVQEYVGTAWDELVGPRKGVPKEYNEDDNHFHTAVRAPKEEKDTKEPKEKKEKLTEEQRQIEALIKKYSDWIAIRQANEKAAIEEMKVRATMLTGEAKADADRAVKLAEYKKQYDDLIDSYEKEIKLAEGIENDETRQAVADRISEQERNAKELYMAQIEALQYAERYKQQQANSKELMATFGADPNSVKAYIDAIKTTVTDAMAEIDQAMATAGEDQEAGINGLAKVLGMSPEAIKEELATKNETLQEFVDSYKQKLVDAGEAETNQVKNTKSWKDAMVSYWQEAGKSMGEAFSSILTGTKSASAALGDFVKTIFQNALKIATEWLGLFAIYSIVGDPKLAARWAGHTLFGMDFGGVTKGKFGFATGGYVAGPGTGTSDSIPAMLSNGEYVITSQAVNRIGRDNLDAINAGRVPDLGSSGGVTAISGGNVTLNVSAVDASGFSAFLQRGGLDAIKQALFDNNRNFAADSGVW; this comes from the coding sequence ATGGCCGACGCAAAAATTAATCTTGAAACCTTTACCAATGACGAAGGGTTAAAGCGGTTGAACAGCGCCCTGGCAGAAGGTGCCCAGGCCGCCGCCGCGATGCAAAAGGAGCTGCGGGACCTGGAAAAGGCCACGCAGTCCGGCACCAACGCCACCGCCGAACAGGCCAAAGCGATGCAGGACTTGCGGGAGAAATTAACCGCCCAGAAGCAGGTCAATGCGGAATACAACAAAGCGATCAAGGAGACGGTACACCATCTGGGCAACGTAGAGGAAAAACACAGCGCCCTGGAAACCGTTTTAAACAACGTAGCCGGGAAACTGGGCATTAATACCGCGGCGTTTACGTCCCTGGACGTTGCCGCCGGGATGTTTGCCGGGACTCTGGCCACCAAAGTAGCCGGTGCCCTTGCGCAGTTTGTCCAGGACGTTGCCGCCATGGGGGCGGCTGCTGAAAAGTCCGCGGCCGTATTTGCTGCCTGGAAACCGGCAGCCGACGACGCGGCACAGTCCCTGGTGCTGTTTAACACGGTGGGGCGTGATACCAACTACGACCTGAGCGCCGTTAAGCAATGGGGCATGGACCTGGTTAACCTGGGCTATAGCGCAAACAACGCCGCCCGCATGATTAAGCTGTGCGCCGACACGGCCGCCGGTTTGGGCAAAGGCCAGGCAGGCGCCGAAACACTGATCCGGACTCTGGCAAGAATCCAGGCAACGGGGCAAGTATCCAGTAGGCAGATGAAGGAGTTACAGCAATCCGGCCTGGACATGGACAAGGCTTTCGAGTCCGTAGGCATGACCGCCGAAGAAGCCATGGACGCCATGGATGACGGAACACTGAACGCCCAGGACGCCGTGGCCAGCTTAACCGACTACATGCACACGTTCGACGGCTCAATGGCTGAATCTAAACAGAACATCATTGACGAATGGGGCGACGTCGAGGGCAACATGACGACCATCTGCGCAAGCATTGGCGGCGCCATCTTTGAAGCGTTTGACAAGTCCGGTATCGTGCAAACCCTGATTGACTTTACCCAAGATTTATTGGACCTTGTGTGGAGCGACGGCACCAGTGCATTTAGCGAATTTGCCAGCATTGGGCAATGGGCGCTGGACGTAATCGACGACGGGTTGGAAGTCGTCAGAACAGCCATTAAGGCCGTGATCGTGATTTTCTACAAGCTCAATGATGCCGCCAGGAGTATCGGGAGCGCCATTGCTGGGTATCTGGCACCAATTCTCCGACCGCTGCAAGCTATTTGGGACAAAGTAAAATCTATCGTGTCCACGTTGGGCGGAGCTGTCCAGGAATACGTCGGGACCGCGTGGGATGAACTGGTTGGACCTAGAAAAGGCGTACCGAAGGAATACAACGAGGACGACAACCACTTCCACACCGCCGTCCGGGCACCAAAAGAAGAAAAAGATACAAAGGAACCCAAAGAAAAGAAAGAAAAACTTACCGAAGAACAGCGTCAAATTGAAGCGCTTATAAAAAAATACTCCGACTGGATCGCTATTAGACAGGCAAACGAAAAAGCAGCCATCGAAGAAATGAAGGTCCGGGCAACAATGCTGACCGGTGAGGCTAAGGCGGATGCCGATCGAGCAGTTAAGCTGGCGGAATATAAAAAACAGTATGATGACCTTATCGACAGTTACGAAAAGGAAATCAAGCTGGCCGAAGGAATCGAAAATGACGAAACCAGACAGGCTGTTGCTGACCGTATTAGTGAGCAAGAACGAAACGCCAAAGAGCTTTACATGGCACAAATCGAAGCACTGCAATACGCCGAACGCTATAAACAGCAGCAGGCCAACAGCAAGGAATTGATGGCCACGTTTGGGGCTGACCCGAACAGTGTTAAGGCATACATCGACGCTATAAAAACAACCGTGACGGATGCAATGGCTGAAATCGACCAGGCTATGGCTACGGCGGGCGAGGACCAGGAAGCGGGCATTAATGGCCTGGCAAAGGTCCTGGGTATGAGTCCAGAAGCCATCAAAGAAGAACTGGCCACGAAAAATGAGACATTGCAGGAATTTGTCGACAGCTATAAACAAAAATTAGTTGACGCCGGGGAAGCCGAAACGAACCAGGTTAAAAATACGAAAAGCTGGAAGGATGCTATGGTCAGTTATTGGCAAGAGGCTGGCAAATCCATGGGAGAGGCTTTTAGCAGCATTTTAACGGGGACGAAATCCGCGAGTGCTGCCCTGGGTGATTTCGTCAAAACAATTTTTCAGAACGCGTTAAAAATTGCCACGGAATGGCTGGGCCTGTTTGCTATCTACTCTATTGTAGGCGACCCGAAACTAGCCGCCCGTTGGGCAGGTCATACCCTGTTTGGTATGGATTTCGGCGGTGTGACCAAGGGCAAGTTTGGTTTTGCGACCGGCGGATACGTTGCCGGTCCCGGCACCGGAACAAGCGATTCCATCCCGGCGATGTTGAGCAACGGGGAGTACGTCATAACGTCTCAAGCGGTAAACCGCATTGGGCGGGACAACCTGGACGCCATCAACGCCGGACGCGTCCCCGACCTGGGCAGCAGCGGCGGTGTTACCGCGATTTCCGGCGGCAATGTAACGCTAAATGTATCCGCGGTTGACGCGTCCGGATTTAGCGCATTTTTACAGCGCGGCGGCCTGGATGCCATCAAGCAGGCGCTTTTTGATAATAATCGTAATTTTGCCGCCGATAGCGGGGTGTGGTAA
- a CDS encoding phage tail tube protein, with the protein MSVTITAENLPQFDGATGISGKKRLLYVNYGNGATAESPKWTLIGGAEDFTMSPTVNTQSKTTKDSGGWSIAAPTGKSFEISSKLVAIANDVGQNVLKSFVYDDKCTDKNALQFAYVDVDSKEYMQFTAVVTSFEETSAAEDLVEYSMKATGTGKPETKTGFTTGE; encoded by the coding sequence ATGAGCGTGACTATTACTGCGGAAAACTTGCCGCAATTTGACGGCGCCACCGGTATTTCCGGTAAAAAGCGCCTGTTGTACGTAAACTATGGGAACGGTGCCACCGCAGAATCCCCGAAATGGACTCTTATTGGCGGGGCCGAAGATTTTACCATGAGTCCGACCGTTAACACCCAAAGCAAGACCACCAAAGACAGCGGCGGCTGGTCCATCGCGGCCCCGACCGGCAAGAGTTTTGAAATCTCTTCTAAGCTGGTGGCAATCGCGAACGATGTTGGCCAGAACGTCCTGAAATCTTTCGTTTATGACGACAAGTGCACCGATAAAAACGCGCTGCAATTTGCCTATGTAGACGTTGACAGCAAGGAATATATGCAGTTTACCGCCGTCGTCACGAGTTTTGAAGAAACCAGTGCAGCGGAGGACCTGGTAGAATACAGCATGAAGGCAACCGGCACCGGGAAGCCGGAAACGAAAACCGGGTTTACCACCGGTGAATAA
- a CDS encoding phage head completion protein — translation MFRRNPGRFTETVKLMKPSAPKRDALGGVSAITYTDFLKLRALVTVKSQSKQQIIGDYVTVDTRYFLVRDTRKTCPDLDSTWRLEWGGKAYKINDVLLIDESRPAYVQITATAITGGGKL, via the coding sequence ATGTTCCGGCGCAACCCGGGACGATTTACGGAAACTGTGAAGCTGATGAAGCCCAGCGCCCCTAAACGGGACGCCCTGGGCGGCGTCAGTGCAATAACCTATACGGATTTTTTAAAGCTACGGGCACTTGTGACCGTCAAAAGCCAAAGCAAACAGCAGATTATTGGCGACTATGTGACCGTTGACACCCGTTATTTCCTGGTGCGGGACACCAGGAAAACGTGCCCGGACCTGGACAGCACGTGGCGCCTGGAATGGGGCGGAAAGGCGTATAAAATCAACGACGTTTTGCTGATTGACGAAAGCCGCCCGGCTTATGTTCAGATTACAGCAACGGCCATCACGGGAGGCGGTAAACTATGA
- a CDS encoding phage major capsid protein has protein sequence MLHSLELKRELAAIQASLKKKVENQEPVSAEEQQRLQAALDEYKNAVAAETAEKGKKTNMEKVTRGMINAALKDFLRGDREKMNQLDATMKAAFQAAATGQNGAVSADGGFLIPEILLPIVENDRQGVDLRSIVTGVTVGTRSGKIPVIDYANQAGVTLEAFDENNSIKEGKAAFTQLAFTLASKGALIPVSNELIRDSATDIVALIATLFNRIYINDVNKDILAKAVAPTDVKKNTVADFGTVAAIDAIKKAIITCPLDAGANASVVVNQNTFAAMALAKDTQDRYLLARDANNETVRQIESRPIHVVEGAALADNTAVIGDYRALYHIAYPALEVQASTEAGFRTNSTVVRAVARFTDLNTYGKCFTVLTKTGA, from the coding sequence ATGTTGCACTCCCTGGAATTAAAAAGGGAGCTGGCCGCCATCCAGGCCAGCCTGAAAAAGAAGGTTGAAAACCAGGAGCCGGTGAGCGCTGAGGAACAGCAGCGCCTGCAGGCCGCCCTGGACGAATATAAAAACGCCGTTGCCGCGGAAACCGCGGAGAAAGGAAAGAAAACGAATATGGAAAAAGTAACTAGAGGAATGATTAACGCCGCCCTGAAAGATTTCCTGCGGGGCGATCGCGAAAAAATGAACCAGCTGGACGCCACCATGAAAGCAGCGTTCCAGGCAGCTGCTACCGGCCAGAATGGTGCCGTATCTGCTGACGGCGGTTTCCTGATTCCGGAAATTCTGCTGCCCATCGTCGAAAATGACCGGCAGGGTGTAGACCTGAGATCCATCGTGACCGGCGTAACCGTGGGCACCCGTTCCGGTAAAATCCCCGTCATTGATTATGCGAACCAGGCAGGCGTGACTCTGGAAGCGTTTGACGAAAACAACAGCATTAAAGAAGGCAAGGCAGCATTTACCCAACTGGCATTTACCCTGGCTAGCAAGGGAGCGCTGATTCCCGTATCTAACGAACTAATTCGTGATAGTGCAACGGACATTGTGGCCCTGATCGCTACCCTGTTTAACCGTATCTATATCAATGACGTAAACAAGGACATCCTGGCTAAAGCCGTTGCCCCGACCGACGTCAAGAAGAACACCGTTGCCGATTTCGGGACCGTCGCTGCCATCGACGCAATTAAGAAGGCCATCATTACCTGCCCATTGGATGCAGGCGCCAACGCGTCCGTTGTTGTCAACCAGAATACGTTCGCAGCTATGGCACTGGCAAAAGACACCCAGGACCGTTACCTGCTGGCACGTGACGCCAACAACGAAACCGTGCGGCAGATTGAAAGCCGTCCTATTCACGTGGTGGAAGGTGCCGCCCTGGCTGATAATACGGCCGTGATTGGTGACTATCGGGCACTGTACCATATCGCGTACCCCGCTCTGGAAGTACAGGCCAGCACGGAAGCCGGGTTCAGAACGAACAGTACCGTAGTTCGCGCGGTGGCTAGATTTACCGACCTGAACACCTACGGTAAATGCTTTACCGTCCTGACCAAGACCGGGGCATAA